A window of the Nitrospirota bacterium genome harbors these coding sequences:
- the mpl gene encoding UDP-N-acetylmuramate:L-alanyl-gamma-D-glutamyl-meso-diaminopimelate ligase — MIAICGTGMGSLAGMLKASGYQITGSDEHIYPPMSSVLQDQGIECRKGFSDKNIDSNVELVIIGNAVSKNNPEVQAVLARNIPYLSFPQALSQFFLSDKTPVVISGTHGKTTTSSLAAWVLETGGLNPGFMIGGFVKNFNRNYQLGKGPYFVVEGDEYDSAFFDKGPKFLHYRPYYGVLTSIEFDHGDIYKSLEQIQSAFLKFVRLIPPEGLLLASGEDSNIRKILRDLACRVETYGIGRGFQWCAEKVRPSKTKEGLKFDVYYQGNFFETFESPLMGQHNIRNSLAVIGLAHHLQISKPDIQKGLQSFKGVKRRQEIVGEIQNILIMDDFAHHPTAIRETLQAVKLRYPERRLWAIFEPRSATSRRNFFQKEFSRCFDIAEKVVISAPPGMEKIPLEERLDSTLLVKEISQGGPSAVLCQNAEEIVSRIVPEVRPGDLICVMSSGGFDGIHQKLLRALNPHP; from the coding sequence ATGATCGCGATTTGCGGGACCGGAATGGGTTCTCTGGCTGGCATGTTAAAAGCCTCCGGCTATCAGATCACGGGATCTGACGAGCATATTTATCCACCCATGAGTTCGGTCCTTCAGGATCAGGGCATTGAATGTCGAAAAGGATTTTCCGATAAAAATATTGATTCGAATGTGGAACTGGTTATCATCGGAAATGCCGTTTCGAAAAACAACCCGGAAGTTCAGGCAGTTCTAGCAAGAAATATTCCCTACCTCTCCTTTCCTCAGGCATTGAGCCAGTTTTTTCTAAGCGATAAAACGCCAGTCGTGATTTCAGGAACACATGGTAAAACCACAACGTCTTCGTTGGCTGCATGGGTCCTGGAAACAGGCGGCCTGAATCCTGGATTTATGATTGGAGGTTTCGTCAAGAATTTTAATCGCAACTATCAATTGGGAAAGGGTCCCTATTTTGTCGTTGAGGGAGACGAATACGATTCCGCTTTTTTTGACAAAGGACCTAAATTCCTTCACTACCGTCCTTACTACGGAGTTCTGACGAGCATTGAATTTGATCACGGAGATATCTATAAGTCTCTCGAACAGATTCAGTCTGCGTTCCTGAAGTTTGTTCGACTCATTCCGCCCGAAGGATTGCTCTTGGCTTCAGGTGAAGACTCCAATATCCGAAAGATTCTCCGGGATCTCGCCTGCCGGGTGGAAACTTATGGCATTGGCAGAGGTTTCCAATGGTGCGCTGAAAAAGTCCGGCCCTCCAAGACAAAAGAGGGCCTAAAGTTTGATGTTTATTATCAGGGAAATTTTTTTGAGACTTTTGAGTCTCCGCTCATGGGTCAGCACAACATCAGAAATTCTCTCGCAGTCATTGGTTTGGCACATCATCTTCAGATTTCAAAGCCAGACATTCAAAAAGGACTTCAGAGTTTTAAGGGAGTCAAGAGAAGACAGGAAATCGTCGGTGAGATACAAAATATCCTGATCATGGATGATTTTGCTCATCATCCGACTGCGATCAGGGAGACTCTTCAGGCGGTAAAATTAAGGTATCCTGAGAGAAGGCTCTGGGCGATTTTCGAACCGAGGTCAGCGACCAGCCGAAGGAATTTCTTTCAAAAGGAGTTCAGCCGTTGTTTTGACATCGCGGAAAAAGTGGTTATTTCAGCGCCCCCTGGAATGGAGAAGATACCCCTTGAGGAACGGCTTGATTCCACTCTTTTGGTCAAGGAGATCAGTCAGGGAGGACCTTCAGCTGTTCTCTGCCAAAATGCAGAGGAGATCGTATCCCGGATCGTTCCAGAAGTTCGACCCGGAGATTTGATCTGTGTGATGTCAAGCGGGGGATTTGACGGAATTCATCAGAAACTCTTGAGGGCTCTTAACCCGCATCCTTAG
- a CDS encoding penicillin-binding protein, which yields MNKLPVVVLGGILMFLFVGGDLNAETLIAEDPPSLEKKLEGSPLQIREGSLAFTEGFHPELVRPVENHYQSRFSNGLTAFYTVEPFLQEKMKKYFKDRRVPYGVFVAIDPYSGRVLAMVEHSSYHPKVKGWAVKASYPSASVFKLVTAAAAIEEKKASPDTMISFQGGLYHLRRNNWEVHPERDFRKISLTDALAKSANVPFAKAATLWLDNATLLNYANAFGFNQAIPFEIPLQISHASIAEDPKEVAYTAAGFGDTEMSPIHGALIASAIGNGGDLIVPHLIDKIIDQEGNEIYSPKREVIGHVVSSNTTELLKEMMGQTIISGTSRRAFRRYHRSAALRDITVGGKTGSLTGNDPPGKYSWFVGMAPLEKPEVAIAALVINNGHWRIKGSDVAKEGFTNFFKYRD from the coding sequence TTGAATAAGTTGCCCGTTGTGGTGTTAGGGGGAATTCTGATGTTCCTCTTTGTTGGAGGGGACCTGAATGCGGAAACCCTTATTGCGGAAGATCCGCCGTCGTTGGAAAAAAAGCTGGAGGGATCTCCCCTGCAAATCAGAGAGGGATCGCTCGCTTTTACGGAAGGATTCCACCCTGAACTGGTTCGCCCTGTGGAAAATCATTATCAGTCCAGATTTTCAAACGGCCTGACAGCTTTCTATACGGTAGAACCTTTCCTTCAGGAAAAAATGAAAAAATATTTTAAGGATCGGCGCGTCCCCTACGGGGTGTTTGTGGCAATTGACCCTTATAGTGGAAGAGTTCTGGCGATGGTTGAGCATTCCAGTTATCATCCAAAAGTAAAGGGATGGGCGGTTAAGGCCTCCTATCCCTCCGCCTCGGTATTTAAACTCGTCACGGCGGCGGCTGCCATCGAAGAAAAGAAGGCGTCACCAGACACGATGATTTCTTTTCAGGGAGGCCTCTATCATTTGCGCAGAAACAACTGGGAAGTCCATCCCGAGAGAGATTTTAGAAAAATTTCTCTAACCGATGCTTTGGCGAAATCGGCTAATGTTCCATTTGCGAAAGCGGCCACGCTTTGGCTTGATAACGCGACACTTTTAAATTACGCGAATGCATTTGGCTTCAATCAGGCAATACCCTTTGAAATTCCTCTCCAGATCAGTCATGCGAGCATCGCGGAAGACCCTAAGGAAGTGGCTTACACTGCGGCGGGTTTCGGCGATACTGAAATGAGTCCGATTCATGGAGCGCTCATTGCCTCGGCTATCGGAAACGGAGGAGATCTGATTGTTCCCCATCTGATCGATAAGATCATCGATCAGGAGGGAAATGAAATCTATTCTCCGAAAAGGGAAGTGATAGGGCATGTCGTTTCCTCGAATACGACCGAACTTTTGAAGGAAATGATGGGACAAACCATAATAAGTGGTACCTCCAGAAGAGCCTTTCGGAGGTATCATCGCTCTGCAGCGCTACGTGATATTACTGTGGGAGGAAAGACAGGTTCTCTCACCGGGAACGATCCTCCCGGAAAGTACAGTTGGTTCGTGGGAATGGCCCCGCTCGAAAAGCCTGAAGTTGCGATAGCCGCGCTGGTTATCAACAACGGACATTGGCGGATAAAGGGGTCGGATGTGGCGAAAGAGGGCTTTACGAATTTCTTTAAATACCGCGATTAG
- a CDS encoding DivIVA domain-containing protein — MKITPLDIQQMGFKIKWKGYDRGEVDAFLDTLTEDYEALIKENLYLKEQMTGLESSLSEFKKKEALLSQTLISAQQLAEVQKSNTLKESALIVKEAEVQADQIIKGIREDSARLKGELIDLRRQKLLFIEKIRSMLKNFEISLSVEEQEEKETENYS, encoded by the coding sequence ATGAAAATCACACCGCTTGATATTCAACAAATGGGATTCAAAATAAAATGGAAAGGATACGATCGCGGAGAAGTCGACGCATTTCTGGACACCTTGACGGAGGACTACGAGGCCCTGATCAAAGAGAATCTTTATTTAAAGGAACAGATGACGGGTCTCGAATCTTCTTTGAGCGAGTTCAAAAAGAAAGAGGCCCTCTTGAGTCAGACGCTCATCTCTGCACAGCAACTGGCCGAAGTTCAAAAAAGCAATACGTTGAAAGAATCGGCGCTGATTGTCAAAGAAGCCGAAGTCCAGGCGGATCAAATCATCAAAGGTATTCGTGAGGATTCGGCCCGGCTTAAAGGCGAATTGATCGATCTTCGAAGACAAAAGCTGCTGTTTATCGAAAAAATACGATCGATGCTTAAAAATTTTGAGATCTCCCTGTCGGTCGAGGAACAGGAGGAGAAGGAGACAGAAAACTATTCTTGA
- a CDS encoding YggT family protein, which yields MFVMGNFISAIATLLDYLLTIYTYIIIARALVSWVNPDPYNPIVQFLNKVTEPALAPIRNALGSYRHGIDLSPLIVILIIYFLQSFLIKTLYQFSRQFSS from the coding sequence ATGTTTGTGATGGGTAATTTTATCTCTGCGATTGCGACCTTGCTGGACTACCTTCTCACGATTTATACCTATATCATTATTGCACGCGCTCTGGTTTCATGGGTTAACCCGGATCCCTATAATCCCATCGTTCAATTTTTAAATAAGGTGACAGAACCTGCTCTGGCACCGATTAGAAATGCGCTCGGGAGCTATCGTCATGGCATTGACCTCTCCCCGCTGATTGTGATTCTCATCATTTATTTTTTGCAAAGTTTTTTGATCAAGACCTTGTATCAGTTTTCGAGGCAGTTCTCATCCTGA
- the proC gene encoding pyrroline-5-carboxylate reductase, translating to MILLKSLVSLPFVATGSLSVYDPDPEVKRKTDKMKIRYSNTAKDSVKGKSWVILAVKPQILPALLTEIRDALLPGSVIISIAAGVTIVKMQSLLNAGQKIVRAMPNTPALIKKGMTALSYSKEISAQEKALIRRIFNRIGKTCVVNEDQMNAVTALSGSGPAYLFAFVEALVAGGVELGLSEKSAMQMATQTIFGSVKLLIKTGLSPREQIQKVASPGGTTVAALAMLEKREFKDTVISAMKAASHRSFELGKG from the coding sequence ATGATACTTTTAAAGTCCCTGGTTTCCCTCCCATTTGTTGCGACCGGGAGTCTGTCGGTCTATGACCCGGATCCGGAGGTTAAAAGAAAAACAGATAAAATGAAAATTCGATACTCGAATACCGCGAAAGATTCGGTCAAGGGAAAGAGCTGGGTTATTCTTGCCGTGAAACCACAAATCCTTCCCGCACTTCTAACGGAGATCCGTGATGCGCTTTTGCCCGGGTCCGTGATTATTTCGATTGCGGCCGGGGTGACCATTGTAAAGATGCAATCTCTCCTGAATGCTGGTCAAAAAATCGTTCGAGCCATGCCGAATACACCCGCCCTGATCAAGAAAGGCATGACGGCGCTCTCTTATTCGAAAGAAATTTCTGCGCAGGAAAAAGCGCTTATCCGGAGGATTTTTAATCGAATCGGAAAAACCTGTGTGGTGAATGAAGATCAAATGAATGCGGTAACGGCCCTTTCCGGAAGCGGACCTGCGTATCTGTTTGCATTTGTGGAAGCACTCGTGGCCGGCGGTGTCGAATTGGGATTGTCGGAGAAATCGGCGATGCAGATGGCCACTCAAACCATTTTTGGATCTGTCAAGTTGTTAATAAAGACGGGACTGTCTCCGCGCGAACAGATTCAAAAAGTCGCTTCGCCCGGTGGAACGACAGTGGCGGCGCTTGCCATGTTGGAAAAAAGAGAATTTAAAGATACCGTGATTTCAGCGATGAAAGCAGCCAGTCATCGGTCTTTCGAACTGGGCAAGGGATGA
- a CDS encoding YggS family pyridoxal phosphate-dependent enzyme, translating to MTVKANLDLLSRKISESARRSGRSVSDIHLVAVTKTVSPEKVIESLQKGIQILGENRVQEALPRMDLIRSKGYTPEWHFIGKLQRNKVRQVVGRFSLIHSVDSLNLAEEISRQAEIKGTHQDILIEMNLSGETTKAGFTSGELLSQLDRINRLNYVKLRGLMTIPPRCSVPEDSRPYFRKLRSFGEEVDSRLGKICQIFSMGMSDDFEVAIEEGATHIRIGRSLFGERLN from the coding sequence ATGACGGTCAAAGCAAATCTTGATTTGCTCTCTCGCAAAATATCCGAGTCGGCGCGTCGAAGCGGAAGATCTGTTTCCGATATCCATTTGGTTGCCGTCACTAAAACGGTCAGCCCGGAAAAGGTTATCGAGTCTCTTCAAAAGGGAATTCAGATTTTGGGAGAAAACCGGGTCCAGGAAGCGTTACCCAGGATGGATTTGATCCGTTCAAAAGGCTACACGCCCGAGTGGCATTTTATTGGTAAACTGCAACGGAACAAAGTCAGGCAGGTAGTCGGCCGTTTTTCTCTGATACATTCTGTCGATTCATTGAACCTCGCTGAAGAGATCTCCCGACAGGCTGAAATAAAGGGGACCCACCAAGATATTCTGATCGAAATGAATCTTTCGGGGGAAACGACCAAGGCTGGATTCACTTCGGGGGAGCTCTTATCGCAACTCGATAGAATAAATCGGCTGAACTATGTTAAACTAAGAGGCCTGATGACAATACCCCCTCGTTGTTCCGTTCCGGAGGATTCACGTCCCTATTTCAGAAAGCTCAGAAGTTTCGGCGAAGAAGTGGATTCCCGTCTTGGAAAGATTTGCCAGATCTTTTCTATGGGAATGTCGGATGATTTTGAGGTCGCCATTGAAGAAGGGGCGACCCATATTCGGATTGGCAGGTCGTTATTTGGAGAAAGGTTAAATTGA
- the pgeF gene encoding peptidoglycan editing factor PgeF, with protein MSPGPLPGNKSFCDLDTAKEQIDCFFVSDPALLAGVMSLTCRVRQVHGKDLLRVRPELIRSLAGSEYVQYPYDGLMTDEPGLVMTVYSADCLPILLYDPVKRVVAAIHAGWKGTLFNICGAAIEEMEKHFQCKPSEIRVTSGPAIQACCFDIKEDVALLFRRADPSWEDLIISSEDKMRLNLHEINRRQLLKNGVLDSHVAWSEACTFCHADLLPSFRREKGGNRRIISGIGLRNDGQSKS; from the coding sequence ATGTCTCCAGGCCCTCTCCCGGGGAACAAATCGTTTTGTGATCTCGATACGGCGAAGGAACAGATCGACTGTTTTTTTGTCTCAGATCCGGCTCTGCTCGCAGGGGTCATGTCGCTAACGTGCAGAGTCAGACAGGTCCATGGGAAGGATCTCCTTCGGGTCCGGCCGGAGCTGATTCGCTCCCTGGCAGGATCGGAATATGTTCAGTATCCCTACGACGGACTGATGACGGATGAACCGGGTTTGGTCATGACCGTCTATTCGGCCGATTGCCTTCCAATCCTTTTGTATGATCCGGTGAAAAGGGTTGTTGCTGCAATTCATGCGGGATGGAAGGGCACTTTGTTTAATATATGCGGCGCTGCTATTGAGGAAATGGAGAAACATTTTCAATGCAAACCGTCCGAGATCAGGGTGACATCGGGTCCCGCCATTCAGGCCTGCTGTTTTGATATTAAGGAGGATGTGGCGCTTCTTTTTCGTCGCGCCGATCCGAGTTGGGAAGATCTGATTATCTCCTCGGAAGACAAAATGCGGCTTAATCTTCATGAGATCAATCGAAGGCAATTGTTAAAGAATGGTGTTTTGGACAGCCATGTCGCCTGGAGCGAAGCTTGTACTTTCTGTCATGCCGATCTACTTCCTTCATTTCGCAGGGAAAAGGGAGGAAACAGACGGATCATCAGTGGAATTGGATTGAGAAATGACGGTCAAAGCAAATCTTGA
- the ftsZ gene encoding cell division protein FtsZ: MFLFEENQESKSAKIKVIGVGGGGCNAVNTMILSHLEGVEFIAVNTDIQAMGLSMAPQKLQIGSKLTKGLGAGANPHIGREAALEDSDKIRELLMGADMVFVTAGMGGGTGTGAAPVIAHIARELGALTVAVVTRPFSFEGSKRAHRADEGILELKLNADTLIAIPNQKILGLVEKTTPLTSAFKIADDVLHQAVHGIADLITTPGLINVDFADVRTIMSYNGRAVMGMGRASGPNRAAEAAQKAVNSPLLDDGSVEGAQGILINITGGPDLSLHEVEEASSIIQKGADPDANIIFGSVINEEFSDELVVTVIATGFERKLAVPEPRIQETRTVSGVESPVREPEKPLDAPAFIRARSPQLPKVEVRVEEDEWDLPAFLRNKKF, from the coding sequence ATGTTTTTATTTGAAGAAAATCAGGAGTCCAAATCTGCAAAAATAAAAGTAATCGGTGTGGGCGGAGGAGGATGTAATGCGGTGAATACCATGATACTGAGTCATCTGGAAGGCGTTGAATTTATCGCCGTCAATACCGATATCCAGGCCATGGGCCTTTCGATGGCACCGCAAAAACTTCAAATCGGAAGCAAGTTGACCAAAGGTCTGGGAGCGGGCGCCAATCCTCATATTGGAAGGGAGGCCGCACTGGAGGACTCTGACAAGATCAGAGAGCTTCTTATGGGCGCGGATATGGTATTTGTGACAGCCGGAATGGGTGGAGGCACGGGTACAGGAGCGGCTCCGGTCATAGCTCATATCGCAAGGGAGCTGGGCGCGCTGACGGTCGCGGTCGTGACGCGTCCTTTTTCATTTGAGGGATCCAAGAGAGCCCACCGGGCGGACGAAGGAATTCTAGAACTTAAATTAAATGCGGATACGCTTATCGCCATTCCCAATCAGAAAATACTTGGATTGGTAGAAAAAACAACGCCCCTCACTTCGGCTTTTAAAATTGCCGACGATGTTCTGCATCAGGCAGTGCATGGAATCGCCGATCTCATCACGACACCGGGTTTGATCAATGTAGATTTTGCGGACGTTCGAACCATCATGTCCTATAACGGCAGGGCCGTCATGGGGATGGGAAGGGCGTCCGGTCCCAATCGTGCCGCAGAAGCGGCTCAAAAGGCGGTAAATAGCCCCCTGCTGGATGATGGATCTGTGGAAGGTGCACAGGGGATCTTGATCAATATTACCGGCGGACCAGACCTGTCCCTTCACGAAGTGGAAGAAGCCTCATCCATCATTCAGAAGGGAGCCGATCCCGATGCGAACATCATCTTTGGTTCCGTGATCAATGAAGAGTTCTCAGACGAACTGGTCGTTACGGTTATTGCGACCGGATTTGAGCGAAAACTGGCTGTTCCTGAACCGAGAATCCAGGAGACAAGAACGGTTTCAGGGGTTGAAAGTCCTGTCCGCGAACCGGAGAAACCTCTTGATGCCCCGGCCTTTATCCGAGCCCGCTCGCCGCAGCTTCCTAAGGTCGAAGTGCGTGTCGAGGAAGATGAGTGGGATCTTCCCGCTTTTCTTCGGAACAAAAAGTTTTAG
- the ftsA gene encoding cell division protein FtsA, translating to MSKSEKIVVGLDIGTTKTCAIVADVVDSQKVNIIGIGTHPSSGIRKGVIVNIESTVEAIRKAIDEAELMAGVQINSVYAGIAGSHIKGFNSRGVIAVKEHEVGAADIRRVISAAKAVAIPQDREILHILPQTFTVDDQDGIKDPMGMSGVRLEAEVHIITGAVTSSQNITKSIQRAGLDVSELILQPMASSESVLFDEEKELGVILVDIGGGTTDIAVFRNGSIWHTAVIPIGGNHITNDIAVGLRTPIAEAEKIKIRYGCALNRESGAEIPIEVPSVGGRTPRILSGQFMSDIVESRVTEIFNLVSQEIKKCGQKEMAASGLVITGGTAMMEGLSEIAEKVLDLPVRIGFPIDIGGVADVVRSPMYATGVGLILHSVRTREKPEQPVGQNGHLTGKLREWIKELF from the coding sequence ATGAGCAAGAGTGAAAAGATAGTAGTCGGTTTGGATATTGGAACGACCAAAACCTGCGCGATCGTCGCGGATGTTGTCGATTCTCAAAAGGTCAACATTATTGGTATCGGCACCCATCCGTCAAGCGGAATACGAAAAGGAGTGATTGTCAATATTGAAAGTACGGTCGAGGCGATCCGAAAGGCGATTGACGAAGCGGAGTTGATGGCAGGTGTCCAGATTAATTCGGTCTATGCCGGAATTGCAGGAAGCCACATCAAGGGGTTTAACAGTCGTGGTGTGATCGCTGTCAAGGAACATGAAGTCGGTGCGGCAGATATCAGGCGGGTGATCAGCGCGGCAAAAGCGGTGGCGATACCTCAAGATCGTGAAATACTTCATATCTTGCCTCAGACCTTTACGGTGGACGACCAGGACGGGATCAAGGATCCCATGGGAATGTCGGGGGTTCGACTGGAGGCTGAAGTCCATATTATTACCGGTGCGGTTACTTCTTCTCAGAATATCACCAAGAGTATTCAGAGGGCAGGTTTGGATGTCTCTGAGCTGATTCTTCAACCGATGGCCTCGAGCGAATCCGTACTGTTTGACGAAGAAAAGGAATTGGGGGTCATTCTTGTCGATATCGGCGGCGGGACAACCGACATCGCTGTCTTCCGAAACGGAAGCATCTGGCACACGGCCGTCATTCCTATCGGCGGGAACCATATCACCAATGATATTGCCGTGGGTTTGAGAACACCGATTGCGGAAGCGGAGAAAATAAAAATTAGATATGGATGTGCATTAAATAGGGAAAGTGGCGCTGAGATACCGATTGAAGTTCCAAGTGTCGGTGGGAGGACGCCCCGAATCCTGTCAGGTCAGTTCATGTCAGACATCGTTGAGTCCCGCGTTACAGAAATTTTTAATCTGGTTTCTCAGGAGATTAAGAAGTGCGGACAGAAGGAAATGGCGGCATCCGGATTGGTGATTACAGGCGGGACAGCCATGATGGAAGGCCTGTCAGAAATTGCGGAGAAGGTGCTGGATTTGCCCGTTCGGATCGGGTTTCCGATCGATATCGGGGGAGTCGCAGATGTGGTGCGAAGTCCGATGTATGCTACGGGAGTCGGTCTGATACTTCATTCCGTCAGGACCCGGGAAAAGCCGGAGCAACCTGTAGGGCAAAACGGGCACCTGACGGGAAAATTAAGGGAATGGATCAAAGAACTTTTTTAA
- a CDS encoding FtsQ-type POTRA domain-containing protein → MNKRQQNRKKKRHLLGITVKAIFILFLVLLGIAGGESLMDWLDTSSYFRIHEIDFQGLNRLTENQLNPYLGNIREQSLLKIDLDEYRRRLESEPWIKSVQLKRHFPDRVEIRIDEKTPISFIRDGGEVYLLDQEGKTITRDTTGGKGLPEIKGVLLSRFFRGDEKEVRKVQRGVEFIKSTMKPNFLIEREDLTRIVLQSEDDLEATIGGTSFLFRCPYSAQQWLRFLAIRNDLLARDIVIENVDLRYTGKVIVRPVKEKA, encoded by the coding sequence ATGAATAAAAGGCAACAGAACCGCAAAAAAAAGCGACACCTGTTAGGGATCACCGTAAAAGCGATATTTATTCTATTCCTGGTCCTGTTGGGGATTGCGGGCGGAGAATCGCTTATGGACTGGTTAGATACTTCGTCCTATTTCAGAATCCACGAAATTGACTTTCAGGGATTGAACCGACTTACAGAAAATCAGCTCAATCCGTACCTCGGAAATATTCGGGAGCAATCTTTGTTGAAAATCGATCTGGATGAATATCGCCGTCGCCTTGAATCCGAACCCTGGATCAAATCTGTTCAATTGAAAAGGCATTTTCCCGACAGAGTCGAGATCCGAATCGACGAAAAAACGCCCATTTCATTCATCCGGGATGGAGGTGAAGTCTATTTGCTGGACCAGGAAGGGAAAACGATCACCCGGGATACAACGGGTGGAAAAGGACTCCCCGAAATCAAAGGTGTTCTTCTCTCCAGGTTTTTTCGAGGAGACGAAAAGGAGGTCAGAAAAGTCCAAAGGGGAGTCGAATTTATTAAATCTACAATGAAACCAAATTTTCTTATTGAAAGAGAAGATTTGACCCGGATTGTCCTTCAATCAGAAGATGATCTGGAGGCAACCATCGGCGGGACTTCCTTTCTTTTTCGCTGCCCCTATTCGGCTCAACAGTGGCTCAGGTTTCTAGCCATTCGAAATGATCTCCTCGCCAGGGATATCGTCATCGAAAATGTCGATTTACGTTACACGGGCAAAGTGATTGTCAGGCCGGTGAAGGAGAAAGCGTGA
- a CDS encoding D-alanine--D-alanine ligase has product MPLTPKKIGVLMGGDSAEAEVSMKTGTAILKALLRNGYDAVQIPMSRSICALLEKESIEIVFNGLHGKGGEDGTIQGLLETLGIPYTGSGVLSSALGMDKVASRKIFMFHRLPVPEFFLLSCRDQKTFAPSVLSFGEPWVVKPCREGSSVGVSIVENQEGLQEAFTEAFLYDSEILIEPYIRGRELQVGILEDSPLGIIEIRTQRKFYDYTAKYVPGMSEHIYPAPLPEDIAIRLMQLGLAAHRAIGCEGYSRVDFLLDRNQQPFLLEVNTLPGMTETSLLPEIARGAGISFDRLVERILSSALQKK; this is encoded by the coding sequence ATGCCGCTCACACCTAAGAAAATCGGAGTCCTGATGGGAGGCGATTCCGCCGAAGCTGAAGTGTCAATGAAGACGGGTACGGCTATTTTAAAGGCGCTCTTGAGGAACGGGTATGACGCGGTTCAGATTCCAATGAGCCGATCCATTTGCGCTCTTTTAGAAAAGGAATCGATAGAAATTGTATTTAACGGGCTTCATGGCAAAGGGGGCGAAGACGGCACCATTCAGGGCTTACTTGAAACATTGGGAATTCCCTATACGGGATCTGGAGTCTTGTCCAGCGCTTTGGGAATGGATAAGGTCGCATCGCGAAAAATATTTATGTTCCATCGCCTTCCGGTGCCAGAGTTCTTTCTACTATCGTGCCGAGATCAGAAAACATTCGCGCCTTCGGTTCTTTCTTTTGGCGAACCTTGGGTGGTCAAGCCGTGTCGCGAAGGATCGAGCGTCGGAGTTTCGATTGTAGAAAACCAGGAGGGACTACAGGAGGCATTCACCGAAGCCTTTCTCTATGATTCCGAAATCCTCATAGAACCTTATATTCGAGGGAGGGAACTTCAAGTGGGAATACTTGAAGATTCACCACTTGGAATCATAGAGATCCGAACTCAGCGAAAGTTTTATGATTACACGGCGAAGTACGTCCCTGGCATGTCAGAGCATATTTATCCCGCTCCTTTGCCCGAGGACATTGCGATTAGACTGATGCAGCTGGGCCTGGCCGCTCATCGGGCGATCGGATGCGAAGGATATAGCCGTGTCGATTTCCTTCTTGATCGCAATCAGCAGCCGTTCTTACTGGAAGTGAATACCCTTCCCGGAATGACAGAAACCAGTCTTCTTCCGGAAATCGCTCGCGGTGCCGGGATTTCCTTTGACCGACTGGTAGAAAGGATATTGTCCTCTGCTCTTCAGAAAAAGTAA
- the murB gene encoding UDP-N-acetylmuramate dehydrogenase → MSELLKKLEGILKDFKGKVTYQEPLKKYTSLKTGGLADVVVFPADRNDLILLFKKIGTEKIPFFILGAGSNLIVRDGGIRGIVIKLSHLNGIERQEQDLVFAESGVLLPRLIKYALDESLSGFEFLSSIPGSVGGALKMNAGVPGCEISGLVEFIQILNLKGKMITMRRKEAHFGYRSSRFPNGIILGGGFRLEPASKHEIQERLAQFLKRRRETQPLSYPNVGSIFKNPPGGFAGQLIEEVGLKGIQIGGAQISEKHANFIINKGSATSKDILQLIRLAGKTVEERKGIALELEARIVGTDAAHT, encoded by the coding sequence ATGTCTGAACTCCTGAAGAAACTGGAAGGAATTTTGAAAGATTTCAAAGGTAAGGTGACGTATCAGGAACCTTTGAAGAAATATACCTCTCTTAAAACGGGAGGATTGGCAGACGTGGTGGTATTTCCGGCTGATCGGAACGATCTCATATTGCTCTTTAAGAAAATTGGAACCGAAAAGATCCCCTTCTTCATATTGGGCGCCGGGTCCAACCTGATCGTTCGCGACGGGGGTATCAGGGGAATTGTGATCAAACTCAGTCATCTCAATGGTATTGAACGACAGGAACAGGACCTCGTATTTGCCGAATCCGGGGTCCTCCTGCCACGCCTCATTAAATACGCCTTGGATGAATCATTGTCTGGATTCGAATTTCTCAGCTCGATTCCCGGAAGTGTCGGAGGCGCACTAAAAATGAATGCCGGTGTTCCGGGATGCGAGATATCTGGCCTGGTCGAATTTATTCAGATCTTGAATTTGAAGGGAAAAATGATAACCATGCGACGAAAGGAAGCTCATTTCGGCTACCGGTCGTCCCGCTTTCCGAACGGTATCATTCTTGGAGGCGGCTTTCGATTGGAGCCTGCGTCGAAACATGAAATTCAGGAAAGACTGGCACAGTTTTTAAAAAGAAGAAGAGAGACTCAGCCGCTATCTTATCCAAATGTCGGCTCGATATTCAAAAATCCCCCGGGAGGATTTGCGGGCCAACTGATCGAAGAGGTGGGTTTAAAGGGAATTCAGATCGGAGGCGCTCAAATATCCGAAAAACATGCCAATTTCATTATCAATAAAGGCTCAGCGACTTCGAAAGATATTCTCCAATTGATCAGACTTGCGGGAAAAACGGTGGAAGAGAGAAAAGGAATCGCTTTAGAACTCGAAGCACGAATTGTGGGAACCGATGCCGCTCACACCTAA